A single region of the Miscanthus floridulus cultivar M001 unplaced genomic scaffold, ASM1932011v1 os_1544_2_3, whole genome shotgun sequence genome encodes:
- the LOC136534135 gene encoding inositol hexakisphosphate and diphosphoinositol-pentakisphosphate kinase VIP2-like yields the protein MVVMEGNGGAGKITIGVCVMEKKRVRLDFQRVFSSPMEQILERLRAFGEFEIIIFGDKVILDDPIEIWPNCDCLIAFYSSGFPLQKVQAYAALRRPFLVNELEPQYLLHDRRKVYEHLEKYGIPVPSYALVNREYSYQELDYFIEQEDFVEVHGKRFLKPFVEKPVNGDDHRIMIYYPSSAGGGMKELFRKVNF from the exons ATGGTGGTGATGGAGGGTAATGGCGGCGCCGGCAAGATCACCATTGGCGTCTGTGTCATGGAGAAGAAG CGCGTGCGTCTCGATTTCCAGCGC GTGTTCTCTTCTCCAATGGAGCAGATTCTCGAGCGGCTCCGCGCGTTTGGAGAATTCGAG ATTATAATATTTGGAGATAAGGTTATTCTGGACGATCCTATTGAGAT TTGGCCAAACTGTGATTGTTTGATTGCCTTCTATTCCTCCGGTTTTCCTCTGCAAAAGGTTCAAGCATATGCTGCTTTGAGAAG GCCTTTTTTGGTGAATGAATTGGAGCCACAATACCTCCTCCATGACCGCAGAAAAGTCTACGAG CATCTGGAGAAGTATGGAATTCCTGTGCCCAGTTATGCTCTTGTCAATAGAGAATATTCGTACCAAGAGCTGGACTACTTCATTGAGCAAGAAGATTTTGTTGAGGTCCATGGGAAGCGGTTTTTGAAGCCTTTTGTGGAGAAACCTGTCAATG GGGATGACCACCGAATAATGATATATTATCCTAGTTCTGCTGGCGGTGGAATGAAGGAATTATTCAGAAAGGTGAACTTCTGA